One Paenibacillus riograndensis SBR5 DNA segment encodes these proteins:
- a CDS encoding beta-ketoacyl synthase N-terminal-like domain-containing protein, which produces MTMENDLSLNSKVAVIGMAGRFPQAGDIGEFWHNLVQGAEGIQFFSKEELRQAGVNPALLEKPEYVPASGRLQDIGRFDAAFFQYTPREAEIMDPQQRLFLECAWTAIEDAGHSLSQYDGAVGVFAGVGANKYITHIMSHPELLQILDHRQIEVANDKDFLTTRVSYKLNATGPSFAVQTACSSSLVSVHIACQSLLNGECDMALAGGVSIQFLDKSGYLYKAGGIESPDGHCRCFDEKAEGTVFGDGVGVIVLKRLEEAIADKDHIYAVISGSAVGNDGAGKIGFTAPGFDGQVQVISEAMEVAGVTPHDIGYIEAHGTGTKLGDQVEIAALKEVFKSRAQEEACYIGSVKSSIGHLNTASGIAGLIKTVLVIQQNLIPPLLHLRSPNQQLELEDSPFRLNQGPVTWAAGGQKRVAGVSSFGIGGTNAHVIVEQAPDFRPEPGRQAGYLLPFSGKTEQARQRNLDNLLAYLKANPEADLARVSYTLQTGREHFDYRGFLLCGNHGEQRIICPDQRASKQEKSVVFLISLEQAPPVTMVRKLYRQEPFFRQTMDESFHMVERMFQLDLTKRISPEADNVQGQAEFPSSQEPYGPLLSFIFGYSLAQLWQHWGVFPQAVAGDWIGEYVGACLANVFSREDALKLLFFQGEVPEGMVLGQPAIPVLSNISQTWMEEGQATSLAYWKQVLNHPSNLPACVSELAALQNPVYLKIGPGQHRPDMLDLIIQEKNPTALLLDSLPGEADNEAADRGLLESLGNLWLANVEICWKNVHSGGQARKIPLPTYAFDRETYWIDRAVAGVQGSLEAGERHEEPAMVMSRGDHFVQVGSTNYMLDSSQLQQIQELLASFSASPAGSFPDVPEKRKAYIVSRLCSILEELLGRQPVSSQDDFFEIGGDSVTAIQFASRAKDFDIAFASDLLFEYPTIEQLSDKILEQPAASLQEEKPVPEQRAGIHYFDVGTSDQNLLAEVLSAEEVESVYPLSFMQLLVLNHNIINARLGTVSLLSFQIFEELQRDRFQSAWNKVVNRHTLLRTGFVWRRISNPVQFVKKKAEITIHELDWTGLSQEGQERGLDEFLSLESKRSFKVDEVPQMRFHLMKLREACYQFVWSYQNSLFDGWSMNIILREVWDSYEQSESRKLLPETAPTPYLTYMQWQKTKDIGEAKQCWTAEMKGFSMETQPELADDMTSLNYEGAFQSADIPPGDLQAARDYARKGQITMNTLFLGVWGLVLARLLKKHDLMLGMITSGRVPEVEHMDTMVGLFTNSLPVRLTYAPAERVLDWFQALQKKLLKLRRYEHVTLQQISQWSGLPVDYLQRVANTRSLVYTNFPFHVNQAQSGSGQNLLQAESMGQLQLPLRLFVNPGEERFTLRIEYNRSVYDHDHIANLLLDIRQQLAKIPRVSTLGELVHPEGEQKGHL; this is translated from the coding sequence ATGACCATGGAAAATGATCTTAGTCTTAACTCGAAGGTTGCAGTCATCGGAATGGCTGGAAGGTTCCCGCAAGCAGGGGATATCGGGGAATTCTGGCATAACCTGGTTCAAGGTGCGGAAGGGATTCAATTCTTCTCCAAAGAGGAATTGCGGCAGGCGGGAGTGAATCCGGCCTTGCTTGAGAAACCCGAATATGTACCGGCTTCCGGCCGTTTACAAGACATCGGGCGGTTTGATGCCGCCTTTTTTCAATACACCCCAAGAGAAGCGGAAATCATGGACCCGCAGCAGCGGCTGTTTCTGGAGTGCGCTTGGACCGCAATCGAGGATGCCGGGCATAGCCTGTCCCAATACGACGGGGCGGTTGGCGTATTCGCCGGGGTAGGTGCAAATAAATATATCACCCATATTATGAGCCATCCTGAGCTGCTGCAGATCCTGGACCACCGGCAAATCGAGGTAGCCAATGACAAGGACTTCCTCACAACCCGGGTTTCTTACAAACTGAATGCGACCGGTCCCAGTTTTGCCGTACAGACCGCTTGCTCTTCCTCCCTCGTGAGTGTGCATATCGCATGCCAAAGCTTGTTGAATGGCGAGTGCGATATGGCACTGGCCGGGGGCGTTTCCATTCAATTTTTAGACAAGAGCGGATACCTCTATAAAGCGGGCGGCATCGAATCGCCGGATGGACACTGCCGCTGCTTCGATGAAAAGGCGGAAGGAACCGTGTTCGGCGACGGGGTTGGTGTGATAGTGCTCAAAAGGCTGGAGGAAGCCATTGCGGACAAGGATCATATCTATGCCGTGATTAGCGGGTCAGCCGTCGGCAATGACGGGGCGGGCAAGATCGGGTTCACGGCACCGGGATTTGACGGACAGGTACAAGTGATTTCGGAGGCTATGGAAGTGGCCGGAGTGACGCCGCATGATATAGGATATATCGAGGCGCACGGCACCGGAACCAAATTGGGTGATCAGGTAGAGATTGCGGCCCTTAAGGAAGTGTTCAAAAGCCGGGCTCAGGAAGAGGCGTGTTACATTGGTTCCGTCAAGTCCAGCATCGGGCATTTGAACACCGCCTCAGGCATCGCCGGCCTGATCAAAACGGTTCTGGTCATCCAGCAGAATCTCATCCCGCCGCTCCTGCACCTCCGGAGCCCGAATCAGCAGCTGGAGTTGGAGGACAGCCCGTTCCGGCTGAATCAGGGTCCGGTGACCTGGGCCGCGGGTGGACAGAAGAGGGTGGCAGGTGTCAGTTCTTTTGGCATCGGAGGCACCAATGCCCATGTCATTGTCGAACAAGCCCCGGACTTCCGTCCGGAACCAGGCAGACAGGCGGGTTATCTGCTGCCGTTCTCGGGAAAAACGGAGCAGGCCCGGCAGCGCAACCTTGACAATCTGCTGGCATACCTCAAAGCCAATCCGGAGGCCGATCTTGCGCGGGTGTCTTATACCCTTCAGACGGGAAGGGAGCATTTTGACTACCGGGGCTTTCTTCTTTGCGGCAACCATGGAGAGCAGCGGATCATCTGCCCGGACCAGCGGGCGTCTAAGCAGGAGAAATCCGTTGTTTTCTTGATCTCTTTGGAACAGGCTCCCCCCGTAACCATGGTTCGAAAATTGTACAGGCAAGAGCCTTTCTTCCGGCAAACAATGGACGAAAGCTTTCATATGGTGGAACGGATGTTTCAGCTTGATCTCACAAAGCGGATATCCCCTGAAGCTGATAATGTTCAAGGACAAGCGGAGTTCCCATCCAGCCAGGAGCCCTATGGACCGCTTCTGTCTTTCATATTTGGTTATTCCCTGGCACAGCTATGGCAGCACTGGGGCGTTTTCCCGCAAGCGGTGGCCGGGGACTGGATCGGTGAATATGTCGGCGCTTGCCTGGCGAATGTTTTTTCACGTGAGGATGCCTTAAAATTATTGTTCTTCCAGGGGGAGGTTCCGGAAGGCATGGTGCTGGGACAACCAGCCATCCCGGTTCTGTCCAATATATCGCAGACCTGGATGGAAGAAGGGCAGGCAACCTCCCTGGCCTATTGGAAACAGGTCTTGAACCACCCAAGCAATCTGCCGGCTTGCGTGTCAGAGCTTGCCGCACTCCAAAATCCGGTATATCTCAAAATCGGTCCGGGGCAGCATCGTCCGGATATGCTGGACCTGATCATCCAGGAAAAAAATCCAACCGCTTTATTGCTGGATTCCCTGCCCGGGGAAGCAGACAACGAAGCAGCTGACAGGGGCCTTCTCGAATCCCTGGGGAATTTGTGGCTGGCAAACGTTGAGATCTGCTGGAAGAACGTTCACTCCGGCGGGCAGGCAAGAAAAATTCCGCTGCCGACCTATGCTTTTGATAGAGAGACTTACTGGATTGACAGAGCTGTTGCTGGTGTGCAGGGCAGCCTTGAGGCAGGTGAACGTCACGAAGAGCCAGCAATGGTAATGAGCCGGGGAGACCATTTTGTTCAGGTTGGCAGCACAAACTATATGCTGGATTCGTCTCAGCTGCAGCAAATTCAGGAGCTGCTTGCCAGCTTCTCCGCCAGTCCGGCCGGATCATTCCCGGATGTGCCCGAGAAACGTAAAGCGTACATCGTCTCCAGACTGTGCAGCATCCTGGAGGAATTACTAGGAAGACAACCGGTCAGCAGTCAGGACGACTTTTTCGAAATTGGGGGCGATTCTGTAACGGCGATCCAGTTTGCCTCGCGTGCGAAGGATTTTGACATTGCGTTTGCTTCAGATCTGCTCTTTGAATACCCGACGATAGAGCAATTATCGGATAAAATCCTGGAGCAGCCGGCGGCCTCCCTGCAAGAAGAAAAGCCTGTGCCGGAACAACGGGCGGGCATTCATTATTTTGATGTCGGTACCTCCGATCAGAACCTGTTGGCGGAGGTTTTATCTGCCGAAGAAGTCGAAAGTGTGTATCCGCTGTCATTTATGCAGCTTCTGGTGTTGAATCACAATATCATTAACGCCCGCTTAGGCACGGTGAGCCTGCTTTCGTTTCAGATTTTCGAAGAGCTGCAACGAGACCGTTTTCAGTCCGCCTGGAACAAGGTGGTGAACCGCCACACCCTGCTGCGGACAGGCTTTGTCTGGAGAAGAATTTCCAATCCGGTTCAGTTTGTCAAAAAAAAGGCTGAAATCACCATCCACGAGCTGGATTGGACCGGACTCTCCCAAGAAGGACAGGAGCGCGGTTTGGATGAGTTCCTGTCCCTTGAAAGCAAAAGAAGCTTTAAAGTGGATGAGGTTCCGCAAATGCGTTTCCATCTTATGAAGCTCCGGGAGGCCTGTTACCAATTTGTCTGGTCCTACCAGAACTCTTTGTTTGACGGCTGGAGTATGAATATTATTTTGCGGGAAGTATGGGACAGCTATGAACAGAGCGAATCCCGGAAGCTTCTGCCCGAAACCGCGCCCACTCCTTATCTAACCTATATGCAATGGCAAAAAACAAAGGATATCGGGGAAGCGAAGCAGTGCTGGACAGCAGAAATGAAGGGTTTCAGCATGGAAACGCAGCCGGAGTTAGCGGACGACATGACCTCTCTGAACTACGAAGGCGCTTTTCAGAGTGCGGATATTCCTCCCGGTGATCTGCAGGCGGCAAGAGATTATGCCCGGAAAGGACAGATCACGATGAATACGCTGTTTCTCGGCGTGTGGGGTCTGGTGCTTGCCCGGTTGCTCAAGAAGCATGACCTCATGCTCGGAATGATTACTTCCGGAAGAGTCCCGGAGGTGGAGCATATGGATACCATGGTGGGATTGTTTACGAACAGCCTGCCTGTCCGCTTGACGTACGCTCCTGCGGAGCGTGTCCTGGACTGGTTTCAGGCGCTGCAAAAAAAATTACTGAAGCTCAGACGCTACGAGCATGTTACGTTACAGCAGATCAGCCAGTGGTCCGGGCTTCCCGTCGACTATTTACAGAGGGTGGCCAACACACGGAGCCTGGTCTACACCAATTTTCCGTTTCATGTGAACCAGGCACAGAGCGGAAGCGGGCAGAACCTGCTTCAGGCAGAGAGCATGGGACAATTGCAGCTTCCCCTGCGTCTGTTTGTCAATCCGGGTGAAGAGCGGTTTACGCTCCGGATCGAATACAACCGCAGTGTGTATGATCATGACCATATCGCTAACCTGCTGTTGGATATCCGGCAGCAGCTAGCCAAGATTCCCCGTGTGTCAACACTGGGGGAGTTAGTCCATCCAGAGGGAGAGCAGAAAGGACATTTGTAA
- a CDS encoding non-ribosomal peptide synthetase, with the protein MMMINRKEINDHILQLLKSGNLNQEMAVSILEKVNRSSDVKRQDIAVIGIACRVPGADTPRRFWGNLLGRVNSIGAFPEERLQDLSPFIPELEELLAHANHQAGYLEQIAHFDHPFFRIGGKEAMAMEPYQRLFLETAYHAIEDAGYGGDALKHSNTGVFVGLETAYQSHYRALLEHEDISSLTGSLVGLLANRISYFLDLRGPALVVNTACSSGLVALHQACLALMNKECETALVGGVNLMVIPQATGKLNDLETSLGQVKAFDKDADGTIWSEGITALLVKPLEKALKDRDPVYAVIKASGVNADGASNGLTAPNPEAETGLFIRTWEKAKIDPLSISYVEAHGTGTLLGDSIELQAINDAFKKYTNTPHICGIGSVKTNIGHTVAASGLASLLKVILSLKHKKIPPSLNYQSPNPFIDADHSAIYVNTEVKDWERRDTARRAGVNSFGFSGTNCHVVVEEAPEMNHQAGEGSSPFHFLTLSAGSTHGLARLIQAYYAFLQDNDQIDLEDLCYTANTGRGHSDSRAAFVFATRDELMKQLANADSSRNGISGGNGIYISGNVQREDLLTAAEELEPDRQNLQLTYEKLAERYVGGFSVDWAALYPQKRQKLNLPGYPFEKIKLWPTAAVKSGSALEKQPDFQDTANPHEETPQSRLYHHIQWLPVTTEPSPPLHTDEEVVLVLTDSTDWGQALAGEISRHTPHVIHARLAAAYQRESPALYSLAGTEADFCQLLKDTGAMKISKILFAAGMDDCDTGSISEEERLTHTLHTLLYLTKAWVKQEMNRTELILAGKNGQRVLPSDQKIYPYFASLYGMGKVIREEYSGLHCRCIDCDESAPVRELADEVFRPSDHYQIAIREGKKYYPQLTPVDLDAFDNSMTGFKEQGVYVITGGTGGIGLQLAQHIALKHKVKLVLISRSRLPARESWEELIQSAQEPDERAALIHSLKHLESNGSQLFTYSADVAELDELSPVISRITSQLGKIDGIIHAAGLPGSGLLIEKDGQSFAASVAAKIKGTRHLHLLTRDNPPDFLLLFSSIASVVGGIYLGDYVAGNSYLDAFSGLLAGHTRLISINWTTWMNTGMAKNTGGSLDVAFRSILPRHALHAFDQILGKKINNIVVGSIQFNNDLFWNRPLPVSLAPAIREQIKHPEAEIDVRLTGRADQSYTEIEQQIARIWGNLFQMPNIDIQDNFYELGGTSIMGIKIANRINEQYRVTMTIQDVFTHLTVASLGKLVEQKLGTKTEAGAVNKQEVEYAKTSMPLSHAQRRIWFLQKMNPDLVAYNLPFIRYFDMAIDLELLQQAASFLAGRHLLMRTKYVLKDGNPVQEVLPAYVPAVQSIDAAGQSDPELFVKMNIHQQKMKPFNLEMPPYRIYLYTISDERACLYINFHHILTDGWSIDIYYRELFSLYQAFLHQQPPRLPEVKEDYFDWILEQKAWEESEAFVEHEQFWLKELAKPLPVLSLPSDHKAPAVQTYRGSFHKFTISGELYRKLKAHLETQQITANNFLLSAYFLLLHNLSQEQDIIIGVPASGRNEQKWESVAGIFINTLCIRIHFQGITTFMELQDAVKHKVWSAMDKAQYPFDLLVEKVNPDRDLSRNPIYNVLFQFYDKLYLENEGISPFELSCLAQETNQQIEISFEYNSDMYTDSTISRFAGYFLNIIGQVVDKPEGLLREITLLTLQEQTALLSRFQGEQADLEDGQTIHGRFEAQVQKNPHAIALVYEEQQMTFQEVNGKANQLAWMLTGSGVQRNTPVGIFVDRSFSSVIGILAILKAGGAYVPLDPGYPEDRIAYILAHSGAKWLLTENRYLQSVAAFAHEEGIQIINLSPVKEQSAVSQMYLADYEDELSRENPRTGGHGPDRMYIMYTSGSTGKPKGVLVTHSNVLNFVTWSIGELQLQPKDALLLVTSISFDISVFEIFAALLSGSRLCIASMEHLKDTECLLAYMEAQHITIWHSVPSLMVQLMTLLRHHPGRYRHSPVLQQLRHLMLGGEAWSTSLAASLRETFPQAEIRNMYGPTEATIWVSSYKPGPEIDESHPVMLIGRPIANNRLIILDQYGNVCPPGVAGEIYIAGNNVTQGYYNDEEKTRMAFIPQSNGQIFYKTGDSGRYLPEGNVEFTGRRDQLVKVRGYRIELGEIEQALKELTSLQQIAVTAVKDGETSKIVCLYTGDQPVPQNQLKDAVRKRLPEYMIPAQFFHVERFLLTPNGKMDWRSMEKFVRETPGSIEAAGIRNEVDKKLSEIWKKLLGIPAVGIQENFFDIGGNSLLVVQMQGMIQQEFFQDIPMMDLFKYTSIEKISDYLQEHTVKVSSVETGQKRADMRKRLRNMRG; encoded by the coding sequence ATGATGATGATTAACCGTAAAGAGATCAATGATCATATTTTACAGTTGTTAAAATCAGGCAACCTGAATCAGGAAATGGCTGTCTCCATTCTGGAAAAGGTTAACCGCTCCTCAGACGTGAAGCGGCAGGATATTGCCGTAATCGGGATCGCCTGCCGTGTTCCCGGAGCCGATACCCCCCGGAGGTTTTGGGGGAATCTGCTGGGCCGGGTCAACAGCATCGGAGCCTTTCCGGAGGAACGCCTGCAAGACCTCTCTCCGTTTATCCCGGAATTGGAGGAGCTGCTTGCCCATGCCAATCATCAGGCAGGCTATCTGGAGCAAATTGCCCATTTTGATCATCCGTTTTTCCGGATCGGCGGGAAGGAAGCCATGGCGATGGAGCCCTATCAGCGGCTGTTTTTGGAGACGGCGTACCATGCGATTGAAGACGCAGGATATGGCGGAGATGCACTGAAGCATTCGAACACAGGCGTATTCGTGGGATTGGAGACGGCTTATCAGTCCCACTACCGCGCTCTTTTGGAGCATGAGGATATCTCTTCGCTGACAGGTTCTTTGGTAGGTCTGTTAGCCAACCGGATCTCCTATTTCCTGGACCTCCGGGGGCCCGCCCTTGTTGTAAATACAGCCTGCTCATCCGGACTTGTCGCCTTGCACCAGGCCTGCCTGGCCTTGATGAACAAAGAATGCGAAACGGCACTGGTTGGTGGCGTCAACCTTATGGTGATTCCGCAGGCCACAGGGAAATTAAATGATCTGGAGACCTCCCTGGGACAGGTGAAGGCGTTCGACAAGGACGCCGACGGAACCATTTGGAGCGAAGGAATCACAGCCCTGCTGGTTAAGCCGTTAGAGAAGGCCCTGAAGGACCGGGACCCTGTCTATGCGGTCATTAAGGCCAGCGGGGTCAACGCAGACGGGGCCTCCAATGGCTTAACCGCTCCCAATCCGGAGGCTGAGACAGGGTTGTTCATCCGAACCTGGGAGAAAGCCAAGATCGATCCGCTCTCGATTTCTTATGTGGAGGCCCACGGTACAGGTACACTGCTGGGGGACTCCATCGAATTGCAGGCGATTAACGATGCATTTAAAAAATATACAAACACCCCTCATATTTGCGGCATTGGTTCGGTTAAAACCAATATTGGACATACAGTGGCTGCTTCAGGTTTAGCGTCATTGCTGAAAGTTATATTGTCGTTAAAACATAAAAAAATCCCTCCGTCCCTGAACTATCAGTCCCCGAATCCGTTTATTGACGCCGATCATTCTGCTATCTATGTGAATACGGAGGTGAAAGACTGGGAACGGAGAGATACAGCGCGGCGGGCCGGCGTCAATTCCTTCGGCTTCAGCGGTACGAACTGCCACGTAGTGGTGGAGGAAGCTCCAGAGATGAACCATCAAGCAGGGGAAGGCTCGTCTCCGTTTCATTTCTTAACCTTGTCAGCCGGCTCAACACATGGCTTAGCCCGGTTAATCCAAGCGTATTATGCCTTTTTGCAGGACAATGATCAGATTGATCTTGAGGATTTATGCTATACCGCAAATACCGGCAGAGGCCATTCTGACAGCAGGGCCGCGTTCGTTTTTGCTACCAGAGACGAGTTAATGAAGCAGCTGGCAAATGCGGATTCGTCCCGAAACGGTATATCCGGCGGGAATGGCATCTATATAAGCGGCAATGTCCAGCGGGAAGATCTGTTAACTGCTGCAGAGGAGCTCGAGCCGGACCGCCAGAATCTGCAATTAACGTATGAAAAGCTGGCTGAGCGATATGTCGGCGGATTCTCCGTCGATTGGGCAGCCCTCTACCCGCAAAAGCGGCAAAAGCTGAATTTGCCCGGATATCCCTTTGAAAAGATCAAGCTCTGGCCGACAGCGGCTGTCAAATCAGGTTCAGCACTTGAGAAACAGCCGGATTTCCAGGATACAGCCAACCCGCATGAAGAAACACCGCAGTCCCGGCTCTACCACCATATTCAATGGCTGCCAGTAACCACAGAACCCTCACCGCCGCTGCATACGGACGAAGAGGTAGTCCTGGTGCTCACCGATTCGACGGATTGGGGCCAAGCACTGGCAGGTGAAATCTCCCGGCACACCCCGCATGTCATTCATGCCCGGCTTGCAGCAGCTTACCAGCGGGAGAGCCCGGCATTATACAGCTTGGCCGGCACGGAAGCAGACTTCTGCCAATTGCTGAAAGATACGGGGGCCATGAAGATCAGCAAAATTCTTTTTGCTGCCGGAATGGACGACTGTGATACCGGGAGCATTAGCGAGGAGGAGAGATTAACCCATACCTTGCATACGCTGCTGTATCTGACGAAGGCATGGGTCAAGCAGGAGATGAACCGGACAGAGCTTATCCTAGCCGGGAAGAACGGTCAAAGGGTATTGCCTTCAGACCAGAAGATTTATCCATATTTCGCATCGCTCTACGGAATGGGGAAAGTGATCCGCGAGGAATACAGCGGGCTTCACTGCAGATGCATTGATTGTGATGAATCGGCGCCGGTCCGTGAACTCGCCGATGAGGTATTTAGACCCTCAGACCATTACCAAATTGCCATTCGTGAAGGAAAGAAGTATTACCCGCAATTAACGCCTGTTGATCTCGACGCCTTCGACAATAGTATGACAGGCTTTAAGGAGCAAGGTGTATATGTTATCACCGGAGGAACAGGCGGAATTGGCTTGCAGCTGGCACAGCATATTGCCCTGAAGCACAAAGTGAAGCTTGTATTAATCAGCCGTTCCCGGCTGCCTGCGCGCGAATCCTGGGAAGAGCTGATCCAGTCGGCTCAGGAACCGGATGAGAGAGCGGCGCTGATCCATAGCCTGAAGCATCTGGAGAGCAACGGCTCACAGCTATTTACATACAGTGCGGACGTTGCCGAGCTGGACGAATTGTCCCCGGTAATCAGCAGGATCACAAGTCAGCTTGGAAAAATAGACGGGATCATCCACGCAGCGGGCCTTCCGGGCAGTGGTCTGCTGATTGAGAAGGACGGGCAATCGTTCGCCGCCTCCGTCGCTGCCAAAATCAAAGGAACCCGTCATCTGCATCTGTTGACCCGTGACAACCCGCCCGATTTTCTCCTGTTGTTTTCATCTATCGCTTCTGTAGTGGGCGGCATCTATTTAGGAGATTATGTGGCGGGCAACAGCTATCTGGACGCGTTTTCCGGGCTGCTAGCCGGACATACCCGGTTGATTTCGATCAACTGGACGACATGGATGAACACCGGGATGGCGAAGAATACAGGCGGCAGCCTGGATGTGGCCTTTCGCTCTATTTTGCCCCGCCACGCGCTTCATGCCTTCGATCAGATCCTGGGCAAAAAAATAAATAACATTGTGGTCGGCAGCATCCAGTTTAATAATGACCTGTTCTGGAACCGTCCCTTGCCGGTTAGCCTGGCTCCTGCAATTAGAGAGCAGATCAAGCATCCGGAAGCCGAAATCGATGTCCGGCTAACCGGAAGAGCAGATCAGTCCTATACTGAGATTGAACAGCAAATTGCCCGGATCTGGGGCAACCTGTTCCAGATGCCGAACATCGATATTCAAGATAATTTCTATGAGCTTGGCGGCACGTCCATCATGGGCATCAAAATTGCGAACCGGATCAATGAACAGTACCGTGTGACTATGACCATTCAGGATGTATTTACCCATCTGACGGTAGCATCACTGGGGAAGCTGGTTGAGCAAAAGCTGGGCACAAAAACTGAAGCCGGGGCGGTGAATAAGCAGGAAGTGGAGTACGCAAAAACAAGTATGCCCTTGTCACATGCGCAAAGGCGTATCTGGTTTTTGCAGAAAATGAATCCGGACCTGGTGGCGTACAACCTGCCCTTTATCCGCTATTTTGACATGGCCATTGACTTGGAACTGCTGCAGCAGGCAGCCTCCTTCCTGGCGGGAAGACATCTCCTGATGCGCACGAAGTATGTGTTGAAGGACGGAAATCCGGTGCAGGAGGTGCTCCCGGCGTATGTGCCGGCCGTTCAATCTATCGATGCCGCCGGGCAAAGCGATCCGGAGCTTTTTGTGAAAATGAATATCCACCAGCAAAAAATGAAACCGTTCAATCTCGAAATGCCGCCTTATAGAATCTATCTGTACACGATCAGCGATGAGCGGGCTTGCCTCTACATCAATTTCCACCACATCCTGACAGACGGCTGGAGCATTGATATTTATTACAGAGAATTGTTCAGCCTGTACCAGGCCTTCCTGCATCAGCAGCCGCCCAGACTTCCAGAGGTGAAAGAGGATTATTTTGACTGGATTCTGGAACAAAAAGCCTGGGAGGAAAGCGAAGCGTTTGTGGAGCACGAGCAATTTTGGCTGAAGGAGCTTGCCAAGCCTTTGCCGGTGTTGAGCCTGCCTTCAGACCACAAGGCGCCTGCTGTCCAGACGTATAGAGGCAGCTTTCACAAATTTACGATTAGCGGGGAGCTGTACAGAAAGCTGAAGGCCCATCTAGAAACTCAGCAGATTACGGCCAACAACTTTCTCTTGAGCGCATATTTTCTGTTATTGCACAATCTGTCGCAGGAGCAGGATATTATTATTGGCGTGCCTGCTTCAGGAAGAAATGAACAGAAATGGGAGAGTGTCGCGGGCATATTTATTAATACCCTATGCATCCGCATTCACTTTCAGGGAATCACCACCTTTATGGAATTACAGGATGCCGTGAAGCACAAGGTATGGTCCGCCATGGATAAAGCCCAGTATCCTTTTGATTTATTGGTGGAAAAAGTAAATCCCGACCGAGATTTATCCAGAAATCCCATTTACAATGTACTGTTCCAGTTTTATGATAAATTATATTTGGAAAATGAAGGAATCAGCCCGTTCGAATTAAGCTGTCTGGCCCAGGAAACCAATCAGCAAATCGAGATTTCGTTCGAGTACAATTCGGATATGTATACAGACAGCACCATCTCCCGGTTTGCCGGATACTTTCTGAATATCATCGGCCAGGTTGTGGACAAGCCGGAAGGTCTCCTCCGGGAAATTACCTTGTTGACCCTTCAGGAACAAACTGCGCTATTAAGCCGCTTTCAAGGAGAACAGGCGGACCTGGAAGACGGTCAGACGATCCACGGACGTTTTGAAGCGCAGGTGCAAAAAAATCCGCATGCCATCGCTTTAGTGTATGAGGAACAGCAGATGACCTTCCAGGAAGTGAACGGGAAGGCCAATCAGCTTGCCTGGATGCTGACTGGCAGCGGGGTTCAGCGGAATACCCCTGTGGGGATTTTTGTGGACAGGAGTTTCAGCTCAGTTATCGGTATATTAGCTATTCTGAAGGCGGGCGGAGCCTATGTGCCGCTTGATCCGGGTTATCCTGAAGACAGGATCGCTTACATTCTTGCACACAGCGGCGCCAAATGGCTGCTGACCGAAAACCGCTATCTCCAGAGCGTGGCAGCATTCGCGCATGAGGAAGGGATTCAGATCATCAATCTGAGTCCGGTTAAGGAACAGAGTGCTGTAAGCCAGATGTACCTTGCGGATTATGAGGATGAGCTTTCCAGAGAGAATCCGCGAACCGGGGGCCATGGACCGGATCGGATGTATATCATGTACACCTCAGGCTCTACAGGCAAGCCCAAAGGCGTATTGGTTACCCATTCCAATGTCTTGAACTTCGTTACCTGGAGCATTGGAGAATTGCAGCTTCAGCCTAAGGATGCACTTCTGCTGGTAACCTCAATCAGCTTTGACATTTCAGTGTTCGAGATATTCGCCGCTTTATTAAGCGGTTCCCGGCTCTGCATTGCATCTATGGAGCATCTGAAGGACACCGAATGCTTACTTGCCTATATGGAGGCCCAGCACATCACTATCTGGCATTCGGTTCCCAGCCTGATGGTCCAGCTTATGACATTACTCAGGCATCATCCGGGCCGGTATCGTCACTCGCCGGTATTACAACAGCTTAGGCACTTAATGCTTGGAGGGGAGGCCTGGAGTACTTCATTGGCAGCAAGCCTGCGCGAGACCTTTCCGCAAGCGGAAATCCGCAACATGTACGGCCCGACGGAGGCGACAATATGGGTCTCCAGTTACAAGCCGGGTCCGGAGATCGACGAGTCGCATCCGGTCATGCTTATCGGCAGGCCGATTGCCAACAATCGGCTAATCATCCTGGACCAGTATGGCAATGTTTGTCCCCCGGGAGTCGCCGGGGAAATTTATATCGCCGGGAACAATGTGACCCAAGGATATTACAACGATGAAGAGAAGACGAGAATGGCCTTTATCCCTCAGAGCAATGGACAAATCTTTTATAAGACGGGAGATTCGGGAAGATATTTGCCGGAAGGGAATGTGGAGTTCACCGGTAGAAGAGACCAATTGGTCAAAGTAAGAGGATACCGTATTGAGCTCGGGGAGATTGAGCAGGCCTTAAAAGAGTTGACCAGCCTGCAGCAGATTGCTGTAACAGCCGTGAAGGATGGGGAAACCAGCAAAATTGTCTGCCTCTATACCGGAGATCAGCCGGTTCCGCAGAACCAGCTAAAGGATGCGGTAAGGAAAAGGCTTCCTGAATATATGATCCCCGCCCAATTTTTCCATGTCGAGCGCTTCCTGCTCACACCAAACGGAAAAATGGACTGGAGGTCGATGGAGAAGTTTGTCAGGGAAACTCCGGGCAGCATAGAGGCAGCGGGAATCCGGAACGAGGTGGACAAGAAGCTGTCCGAAATATGGAAGAAACTGCTGGGCATCCCTGCTGTCGGCATTCAGGAGAACTTTTTTGATATCGGCGGGAACTCTTTATTGGTTGTACAAATGCAGGGGATGATCCAACAGGAATTTTTCCAGGACATCCCGATGATGGATCTGTTCAAATATACGTCGATTGAAAAGATCTCTGATTACCTGCAGGAGCATACGGTAAAAGTATCAAGTGTGGAAACCGGCCAAAAAAGAGCGGACATGAGAAAAAGACTGCGGAACATGAGAGGTTGA